One window of Desulfobacca acetoxidans DSM 11109 genomic DNA carries:
- a CDS encoding alpha/beta hydrolase translates to MLNVLIVFLAVMAFLTLLTMHEGLVERMFIFFPTSRLDYLPSQYGLNCQEIFFTTPTGLRLHAWYAEAAPKAPVILYCHGNGGNISHRLGIMAAFRKVGLGVFLFDYRGYGLSQGVPSENGVYEDAWAAYRYLVTEIGLSPQQIAIAGHSLGGVIAVDLASREPCRALILESTFTNVGDMGRYYFAWLPTRRLWRDKFNAVRRIQPLKVPKLLVHGECDRIVPCYLGKKLFDLAPEPKIFYQLAGAGHNNLDVVGGDAYFLFLKRFIETAPEKRVAK, encoded by the coding sequence ATGCTGAACGTCTTGATCGTCTTTTTGGCCGTCATGGCATTTTTGACGTTGCTCACTATGCATGAAGGCCTGGTGGAGAGGATGTTTATCTTTTTCCCCACCTCACGTTTGGATTATCTCCCTTCCCAGTATGGGTTAAACTGTCAGGAGATCTTTTTTACCACTCCAACCGGATTAAGACTTCACGCTTGGTATGCGGAGGCTGCTCCTAAAGCGCCGGTGATCTTGTACTGTCATGGCAATGGCGGCAATATCAGCCATCGGTTGGGGATTATGGCGGCGTTTCGAAAAGTTGGATTGGGAGTGTTTTTATTCGATTATCGGGGTTACGGCCTCAGTCAGGGAGTTCCCAGCGAGAACGGCGTCTATGAAGATGCCTGGGCGGCGTACCGTTACCTGGTAACCGAGATTGGGTTATCACCTCAGCAGATCGCTATTGCCGGTCATTCGTTGGGAGGTGTGATAGCCGTTGATTTGGCCAGCAGGGAGCCCTGCCGGGCGTTGATTCTGGAATCCACCTTTACCAATGTAGGAGATATGGGGCGCTATTACTTTGCCTGGCTGCCGACGCGCAGGCTTTGGAGGGATAAGTTCAACGCAGTTCGGCGAATACAGCCCCTTAAGGTTCCGAAACTCCTGGTGCACGGTGAATGTGATCGTATTGTTCCCTGCTATCTGGGGAAGAAATTATTCGATCTGGCTCCGGAGCCGAAAATATTCTATCAATTGGCTGGCGCCGGACACAATAATCTTGACGTTGTCGGGGGCGATGCGTATTTCCTTTTTCTTAAACGGTTTATCGAAACGGCGCCAGAAAAAAGGGTTGCAAAATAA
- the iorA gene encoding indolepyruvate ferredoxin oxidoreductase subunit alpha produces the protein MHPLLSGEPGVSKLLLGNEAIVRGALEAGVALATTYPGTPASEIGDRFYQISRETDLYFEYSTNEKVALEVAAGAAASGLRVMCSMKHVGVNVAADTLMTLAYSGVKGGLVLVSADDPSLFSSQNEQDNRYYAKLSGLPMVEPASAQEAKDLTRYAFALSERLALPVILRTTTRINHSRGVVSLSELTPRQSQGHFVKNPFRYVMVPAVARQAHAILLQQQAKASDEAETCPFNELIGDGPWGIVANGVSVSYVRDAISDLGLKDQVTLLKLGFTHPLPADLIGKFFARVKKILVVEELEPYLEEGLRALAASLDRQIPIMGKGPGLFSRLYEYHPRLVRQVIADYFGVPYSPPQPLEPAKLLGRPLPERPPNLCPGCAHRATYYAVKIALRDLGVEGIFPTDIGCYTLGLLPPLSVADYLLCMGSSINTAAGISRATGQKVIAFIGDSTFFHSGIPGLVNAVHNRHDFLLIILDNGTTAMTGHQPHPGVKPAPPGYGGLSLDIKNVVQALGVEQVQVVNPMQYRLTLAAVKNALDQTGVRVIIARSPCVLYMQRLSGKKRAKTFIVGPECRDCRHCLDYFGCPALHPPLDGNGPLIIDETLCASCGFCLQLCEKRAIRAKSKE, from the coding sequence ATGCACCCATTGCTGAGCGGCGAACCGGGCGTCTCAAAACTGTTGTTGGGCAATGAAGCCATCGTGCGCGGCGCCCTGGAGGCCGGAGTTGCCCTGGCTACCACCTACCCCGGCACCCCGGCGTCTGAGATCGGCGACCGCTTCTACCAGATTTCCCGGGAAACCGATTTGTACTTCGAATACTCCACCAATGAAAAGGTGGCCCTGGAGGTGGCGGCGGGCGCCGCGGCCTCGGGATTGCGGGTCATGTGCTCCATGAAGCATGTCGGCGTCAACGTGGCCGCCGATACCCTCATGACCCTGGCTTATTCCGGCGTCAAGGGAGGTCTGGTACTGGTTTCGGCCGACGATCCCTCTTTGTTCTCCAGCCAGAATGAACAGGACAACCGCTATTACGCCAAACTTTCGGGGCTGCCCATGGTAGAACCGGCCAGTGCCCAGGAAGCCAAAGATCTGACCCGGTACGCCTTTGCACTCTCCGAACGTTTGGCCTTGCCGGTCATCTTGCGCACTACCACTCGCATCAATCACAGCCGCGGCGTCGTTTCCCTGAGTGAACTGACTCCTCGACAATCCCAGGGCCACTTTGTCAAAAACCCCTTTCGCTACGTCATGGTCCCAGCCGTGGCGCGTCAGGCGCATGCCATCCTGTTGCAGCAGCAGGCCAAAGCCTCTGATGAGGCCGAAACCTGCCCCTTTAATGAGCTCATAGGAGACGGCCCCTGGGGTATTGTGGCCAACGGCGTCAGCGTCAGCTATGTCCGGGACGCCATCAGCGATCTAGGCCTGAAGGACCAGGTTACCCTTTTGAAACTCGGCTTCACCCATCCCCTGCCCGCTGACCTGATAGGAAAATTTTTCGCCCGGGTAAAAAAGATATTGGTCGTCGAAGAGTTGGAACCATACCTGGAGGAGGGCCTCCGGGCCCTAGCCGCTAGCCTGGATAGACAGATTCCGATCATGGGAAAAGGACCGGGTCTTTTCAGCCGCCTCTACGAGTACCATCCCCGTCTGGTGCGGCAGGTCATCGCCGATTACTTTGGCGTGCCTTATTCTCCCCCGCAACCTCTGGAACCGGCCAAATTGCTGGGCCGTCCACTGCCGGAGCGCCCCCCCAACCTCTGCCCTGGCTGTGCCCACCGGGCCACTTATTATGCCGTTAAAATTGCCCTGCGGGACTTGGGAGTGGAAGGCATCTTCCCGACCGACATCGGCTGCTACACCCTCGGACTCCTGCCCCCCCTGAGTGTGGCCGACTATCTCCTCTGCATGGGGTCCAGCATTAATACGGCTGCTGGCATCTCCCGAGCCACCGGGCAAAAGGTCATCGCCTTTATCGGCGACTCCACTTTCTTTCACTCCGGCATCCCCGGTCTGGTCAATGCCGTCCATAACCGCCACGATTTTCTGCTCATCATTCTGGACAACGGCACCACAGCCATGACCGGACACCAGCCGCATCCGGGCGTTAAACCCGCCCCTCCCGGATATGGCGGCCTCAGTCTCGATATCAAAAACGTCGTACAGGCCCTGGGCGTGGAACAAGTCCAGGTGGTCAACCCCATGCAATATCGGCTGACGCTCGCAGCGGTGAAAAACGCCCTTGATCAAACCGGAGTGCGGGTGATCATCGCCCGTTCTCCCTGCGTCCTCTATATGCAGCGACTGTCCGGTAAGAAGCGGGCCAAAACCTTTATCGTAGGGCCGGAATGCCGGGACTGTCGCCACTGCCTGGATTATTTCGGCTGTCCGGCTTTGCATCCGCCACTCGACGG